Proteins from one Sphingomonas sp. HF-S4 genomic window:
- a CDS encoding phospholipase D-like domain-containing protein, translating to MSVIVDAEDYFRAARDAMLTAKHQILLIGWDFDARIRLADPPEQAPDAPEEVGEFITWLARRNPALNVHLLRWDIGGLKSILHARTLATIARWTLHPRIHPKLDSHHPHGASHHQKIVVIDDCLAFCGGIDMTRGRWDTRAHHDDEPRRVDPDGSRYMPWHDATTALQGPIARALGELCRERWALAGGKPIAPPPHVEACWPDCLTPHFTDVPAAISRTQPEMQGEAAIHEIEQLYLDLIARAKRTIYAESQYFASRRIAEAIARRLDEPDGPEIVIVNPQEADGWLEQVAMDTARARLVEALRKRDTHGRLRIYHPFTAGGAAIYVHAKVFVVDDTVLRVGSSNFNNRSLRLDTECDVTIECAEPGDALCTQIAAIRDDLLAEHLGCDAEEIARTIADKGSLIAAIELLRHRQGRTLRPYETPDLGDVTKWLADNEVLDPENPEDLFEPMAGGGLFRKIRKPF from the coding sequence ATGTCGGTCATCGTCGATGCGGAAGATTATTTCCGCGCGGCGCGTGATGCGATGCTCACCGCGAAGCACCAGATCCTTTTGATCGGCTGGGATTTCGATGCGCGCATCCGCCTCGCCGATCCGCCCGAGCAAGCGCCCGACGCGCCCGAGGAGGTCGGCGAATTCATCACCTGGCTTGCACGGCGCAATCCGGCGCTCAACGTGCATCTGCTGCGCTGGGACATTGGCGGGCTCAAGTCGATCCTCCACGCGCGCACCCTGGCGACGATCGCGCGCTGGACGCTCCACCCGCGCATCCATCCCAAGCTCGACAGCCATCACCCCCACGGCGCGTCGCATCACCAGAAGATCGTGGTGATCGACGATTGCCTGGCCTTTTGCGGCGGCATCGACATGACCCGCGGCCGTTGGGACACCCGCGCCCACCACGACGATGAGCCGCGCCGCGTCGATCCCGACGGGTCGCGCTACATGCCGTGGCACGACGCCACCACTGCGCTCCAGGGACCGATCGCCCGCGCGCTCGGCGAACTCTGCCGCGAGCGCTGGGCACTGGCAGGCGGCAAGCCGATCGCACCGCCGCCCCATGTCGAGGCATGCTGGCCGGATTGCCTCACGCCCCATTTCACCGACGTCCCCGCCGCAATCTCGCGCACCCAGCCCGAGATGCAGGGCGAAGCGGCGATCCACGAGATCGAGCAGCTCTATCTCGATCTGATCGCGCGCGCGAAGCGGACGATCTACGCCGAGAGCCAGTATTTCGCCTCGCGCCGTATCGCCGAGGCGATCGCGCGCCGGCTCGACGAGCCCGACGGCCCCGAGATCGTCATCGTCAATCCGCAAGAGGCCGATGGCTGGCTCGAGCAGGTCGCGATGGATACCGCCCGCGCCCGCCTGGTCGAGGCGCTGCGCAAGCGCGACACGCACGGCCGGCTGCGCATCTACCACCCATTCACCGCCGGCGGCGCGGCCATCTACGTCCACGCCAAGGTGTTCGTGGTCGACGACACCGTGCTGCGCGTCGGCTCGTCGAACTTCAACAATCGCTCGCTCCGCCTCGACACCGAATGCGACGTGACGATCGAATGCGCCGAGCCCGGCGACGCACTGTGCACCCAGATCGCCGCGATCCGCGACGATCTGCTCGCCGAGCATCTCGGCTGCGACGCCGAGGAGATCGCCCGGACGATCGCCGACAAGGGCTCGCTGATCGCCGCGATCGAGCTGCTCCGCCACCGCCAGGGCCGCACGCTACGCCCCTACGAGACTCCCGATCTCGGCGACGTCACCAAATGGCTCGCCGATAACGAAGTGCTCGATCCCGAAAATCCGGAGGACCTGTTCGAGCCGATGGCCGGCGGCGGGCTGTTCAGGAAGATCCGCAAGCCCTTCTAA
- a CDS encoding (2Fe-2S)-binding protein — MVVCVCNAIREQDVRAAARDGATSACQAYRALGRSPKCGQCVPFAREIINNERAAA; from the coding sequence ATGGTCGTCTGCGTTTGCAATGCTATCCGGGAACAGGATGTCCGCGCCGCGGCGCGCGACGGCGCCACCAGCGCCTGCCAGGCCTATCGCGCGCTCGGCCGCAGCCCGAAGTGCGGCCAGTGCGTTCCGTTCGCGCGTGAGATTATCAATAACGAACGTGCGGCTGCGTAA
- the accC gene encoding acetyl-CoA carboxylase biotin carboxylase subunit produces the protein MAEIKKLLIANRGEIALRIHRACHEMGIKTVAVHSTADADAMHVRLADEAICIGPPAAAESYLNIPNIIAAAEISGADAIHPGYGFLSENAQFAEIVEAHGLLFVGPKPEHIRTMGDKIEAKRTAGALGLPLVPGSDGAISDVAEAKAIAEKAGYPVIIKAASGGGGRGMKVVHSASELEAQMLQAGSEAKAAFGDATVYLEKYLGNPRHIEFQVFGDGEGNAIHLGERDCSLQRRHQKVLEEALSPVITPEERARMGGIVAKAMADMGYRGAGTIEFLWEDGEFYFIEMNTRLQVEHPVTEMITGLDLVREQIRVAEGHPLSVRQDEIEFRGHAIECRINAEDPKTFAPSPGTVSYFHAPGGMHVRVDSGIYAGYRIPPYYDSMIAKLIVYGRTREGCIRRLRRALEEFVVEGVKTTIPLHQALLDDPEFQAGSYTIKWLEEWLAKQEG, from the coding sequence TTGGCCGAGATCAAGAAGCTCCTGATCGCCAATCGCGGCGAGATCGCGCTCCGCATCCATCGTGCCTGCCACGAGATGGGGATCAAGACCGTCGCGGTGCATTCGACCGCCGACGCCGACGCAATGCACGTCCGCCTGGCGGACGAGGCGATCTGCATCGGGCCGCCCGCCGCGGCCGAGAGCTATCTCAACATCCCCAACATCATCGCCGCTGCCGAGATATCGGGCGCCGATGCGATCCATCCGGGCTATGGCTTCCTCTCGGAGAACGCCCAGTTCGCCGAGATCGTCGAGGCGCACGGGCTGCTCTTCGTCGGGCCCAAGCCCGAGCACATCCGCACGATGGGCGACAAGATCGAGGCCAAGCGCACCGCGGGCGCGCTGGGGCTGCCGCTCGTCCCTGGCTCGGACGGGGCGATCAGCGACGTCGCCGAGGCAAAGGCCATCGCCGAGAAGGCCGGCTATCCGGTGATCATCAAGGCCGCGTCGGGCGGCGGCGGGCGCGGCATGAAGGTCGTCCACTCCGCTTCCGAGCTCGAAGCGCAGATGCTCCAGGCCGGCAGCGAGGCCAAGGCCGCGTTCGGCGACGCCACCGTCTATCTCGAAAAGTATCTCGGCAATCCGCGCCACATCGAATTCCAGGTGTTCGGCGACGGCGAGGGCAATGCGATCCACCTGGGCGAGCGCGACTGCTCGCTCCAGCGCCGCCACCAGAAGGTGCTCGAGGAAGCGCTGTCGCCCGTGATCACGCCCGAGGAACGCGCGCGCATGGGCGGCATCGTCGCCAAGGCGATGGCCGATATGGGCTATCGCGGCGCGGGGACGATCGAGTTTCTGTGGGAAGACGGCGAGTTCTACTTCATCGAGATGAACACCCGGCTCCAGGTCGAGCATCCGGTGACCGAGATGATCACCGGGCTCGACCTCGTCCGCGAGCAGATCCGCGTCGCGGAGGGACATCCGCTCTCGGTCCGCCAGGACGAGATCGAATTCCGGGGCCATGCGATCGAATGCCGGATCAACGCGGAGGATCCCAAGACCTTCGCTCCCTCGCCGGGCACGGTCAGCTACTTCCATGCCCCCGGCGGCATGCACGTCCGCGTCGATAGCGGCATCTACGCCGGCTATCGCATCCCGCCTTATTATGATTCGATGATCGCCAAGCTGATCGTCTATGGCCGCACCCGCGAGGGCTGCATCCGCCGCCTGCGCCGCGCGCTCGAGGAGTTCGTGGTCGAAGGTGTCAAGACGACGATCCCGCTCCACCAGGCGCTGCTCGACGATCCCGAATTCCAGGCCGGCAGCTACACGATCAAGTGGCTCGAGGAGTGGCTGGCCAAGCAAGAGGGGTGA
- the bfr gene encoding bacterioferritin: MKGDAKVLEYLNEVLKNELTAINQYWLHYRLLDNWGVKKLAEHERHESIDEMKHADKVAERILFLEGLPNFQLLGRLRIGETVEEILRADLAVEVEAVAVLRDAIAHCETVRDYVSRDLFRWILESEEEHIDTLERQFDMIARMGLENYIQLNSKAEEAS, encoded by the coding sequence ATGAAGGGCGACGCAAAAGTCCTCGAATATCTGAACGAGGTGCTCAAGAACGAGCTCACGGCGATCAACCAATATTGGTTGCACTATCGCCTGCTCGACAATTGGGGCGTCAAGAAGCTCGCCGAACACGAGCGCCACGAATCGATCGACGAGATGAAGCACGCCGACAAGGTGGCGGAGCGCATCCTGTTCCTCGAAGGCCTGCCCAACTTCCAGCTGCTCGGACGGCTGCGCATCGGCGAGACCGTCGAAGAGATCCTGCGCGCCGACCTCGCGGTCGAAGTCGAGGCAGTCGCCGTGCTGCGCGACGCGATCGCGCATTGCGAGACCGTGCGCGACTATGTCAGCCGCGACCTGTTCCGCTGGATCCTCGAAAGCGAGGAAGAGCATATCGACACGCTCGAGCGCCAGTTCGACATGATCGCGCGGATGGGGCTCGAGAATTACATCCAGCTCAACAGCAAGGCCGAAGAAGCGAGCTGA
- a CDS encoding S9 family peptidase encodes MKRLLATTALVFALPAAAQVKTPDRPVTDPKTVESPANPQARSVPLTDIGASRSLGSTAWSTDGKHIFVATNLSGRTNIWRTDAAGSWPVQLTQSDDSQTGLAPSADGKYLYFRQDVGGNEYHDVYRVPVNGGAVENLTNSPDVREQSLLVGPSGGLVALATKARAEGQTNLAVMDATGKVRALTKEADPQYGWSPVAWIDGGKALIANRDRIDSKVGEVWRVDVATGAATKLIGKADTVYGAADASPDGKWLAVSTNEGTGQYHAGLYDTASNAWKWLKPTPWEQTVSAFTRDGKALIFAINADARTTLYRYDLASGAETALTIPAGLNYLAGNDPRSPDGRTLLVSHSGADSPTNLYLYDLTSGTSRAATQLAIASLLPEALPKSQVVTYKSFDGTLVSAVVTMPANRKRDASSPAIVLPHGGPTGQTQDGYSRYATAFASRGYVVIQPNFRGSTGYGKAFQEANFKDLGGGDLKDTIAAKKFLVDTGYVDAKRVGIFGGSYGGFMTLMAIGRAPDEFAAAVQWYGIINWRTMYRDQDELLKAYQRGLLGTPESDPKVYDAASPLTYIRNAKAPLLTIQGENDIRVPKGQAQEVHDILKAKGNIVETIYYPAEGHGFQKRENQLDSLTRTVAWFDKYLK; translated from the coding sequence ATGAAGCGCCTGCTCGCCACCACCGCACTCGTCTTCGCCCTGCCTGCAGCGGCTCAGGTCAAGACCCCCGACCGCCCGGTCACCGACCCCAAGACCGTCGAATCTCCCGCCAACCCACAGGCGCGCAGCGTCCCGCTCACCGATATCGGCGCGTCGCGCAGCCTCGGCAGCACTGCCTGGAGCACCGACGGCAAGCACATCTTCGTCGCGACCAACCTCTCTGGCCGCACCAACATCTGGCGCACCGATGCCGCAGGCAGCTGGCCGGTCCAGCTCACTCAGTCCGACGACAGCCAGACCGGCCTCGCGCCCTCCGCCGACGGCAAGTATCTCTATTTCCGCCAGGATGTCGGCGGCAACGAGTATCATGACGTCTATCGCGTGCCGGTGAACGGCGGCGCGGTCGAGAACCTCACCAACTCGCCTGACGTGCGCGAGCAATCGCTCCTCGTCGGCCCGAGCGGCGGGCTGGTAGCGCTGGCGACCAAGGCGCGCGCCGAGGGCCAGACCAACCTCGCGGTGATGGACGCCACGGGCAAGGTGCGCGCGCTCACCAAGGAAGCCGACCCCCAATATGGCTGGTCCCCGGTCGCCTGGATCGACGGCGGCAAGGCACTTATCGCCAATCGCGACCGGATCGATTCGAAGGTCGGCGAAGTCTGGCGCGTCGATGTCGCCACCGGTGCCGCGACCAAGCTGATCGGCAAGGCGGACACCGTCTATGGCGCGGCCGACGCCAGCCCGGACGGCAAATGGCTCGCGGTCAGCACCAACGAGGGCACCGGGCAATATCATGCCGGCCTCTACGACACTGCGAGCAACGCGTGGAAATGGCTCAAGCCGACGCCCTGGGAGCAGACCGTCAGCGCGTTCACCCGCGATGGCAAGGCGCTGATCTTCGCGATCAACGCCGACGCGCGCACCACGCTTTATCGCTACGATCTGGCGAGCGGCGCCGAGACGGCGCTGACCATCCCCGCCGGGCTCAACTACCTCGCCGGCAACGATCCCCGCTCGCCCGACGGCCGCACGCTGCTGGTCAGCCATTCGGGCGCCGACTCGCCGACCAACCTCTACCTCTACGATCTGACGAGCGGCACGTCGCGCGCGGCCACCCAGCTCGCGATCGCCAGCCTGCTGCCCGAGGCACTGCCCAAGTCGCAGGTCGTCACCTACAAGAGCTTCGACGGCACGCTGGTCAGCGCGGTCGTCACGATGCCCGCCAACCGCAAGCGCGACGCTAGCAGCCCGGCGATCGTCCTCCCGCACGGCGGCCCCACCGGCCAGACCCAGGACGGCTACAGCCGCTACGCCACGGCCTTCGCCAGCCGCGGCTACGTAGTGATCCAGCCCAATTTCCGCGGCTCGACCGGCTACGGCAAGGCGTTCCAGGAGGCGAACTTCAAGGATCTGGGCGGCGGCGACCTCAAGGACACGATCGCCGCCAAGAAGTTCCTCGTCGACACCGGCTATGTCGATGCCAAGCGCGTCGGGATCTTCGGCGGCAGCTATGGCGGGTTCATGACCTTGATGGCGATCGGCCGCGCGCCCGACGAGTTCGCCGCGGCGGTGCAATGGTATGGCATCATCAATTGGCGGACGATGTACCGCGACCAGGACGAACTGCTGAAGGCCTATCAGCGCGGGCTGCTCGGCACGCCCGAGAGCGATCCCAAGGTCTATGACGCCGCCTCGCCGCTCACCTATATCCGCAACGCCAAGGCGCCGCTGCTGACGATCCAGGGTGAGAACGACATCCGCGTCCCCAAGGGCCAGGCGCAGGAAGTCCACGACATCCTCAAGGCCAAGGGCAATATCGTCGAGACGATCTATTACCCCGCCGAGGGCCACGGCTTCCAGAAGCGCGAGAACCAGCTCGATTCGCTCACCCGGACGGTGGCGTGGTTCGACAAATATTTGAAGTGA
- a CDS encoding DUF418 domain-containing protein, translating to MDTAPPPHARLAALDVVRGVAVLGILLLNIVSFAMPEAAYVNPRAYGGWRGADLAVWAVNFVLFDGKMRGLFSFLFGASMLLVIDRAEAKGEDAASIHYRRMGWLLAFGLAHLWLIWKGDILAHYALVGMLAFGLRDLPVGRMLVLGGLLIAATTVLSATIPAAVFHGQAIEALNRTFGVPSAAEIARELALHRGGYAALFRARFAEYATMPLTMLWLYGPETLAYMLFGMAALRSGMLRGEWPRERYRRWLRACWGIALPVEAAIAMWLIFTRFELFPVALGAWTLTVPVRPLMIAGWICVILLLARPGGALTDRLSAAGRMAFTNYLLTSLVCTTLFYGYGLGWYGHLSRWQLYLVVAALWTAMLLWSKPWLARFRFGPFEWLWRSLARGRLQPLRGPASV from the coding sequence ATGGACACCGCCCCGCCCCCGCACGCCCGCCTTGCCGCGCTCGACGTGGTGCGCGGCGTCGCGGTGCTCGGCATCCTGCTGCTCAACATCGTCAGCTTCGCCATGCCCGAGGCGGCCTATGTCAATCCGCGCGCCTATGGCGGCTGGCGCGGCGCCGATCTTGCGGTGTGGGCAGTCAATTTCGTGCTGTTCGACGGCAAGATGCGCGGGCTGTTCTCGTTCCTGTTCGGCGCGTCGATGCTGCTGGTGATCGACCGCGCCGAGGCGAAAGGCGAGGACGCCGCCTCGATCCATTATCGCCGGATGGGATGGCTGCTGGCGTTCGGGCTCGCGCACCTCTGGCTGATATGGAAGGGCGACATCCTCGCGCATTATGCGCTGGTGGGGATGCTGGCATTCGGCCTGCGCGATTTGCCGGTCGGGCGAATGCTGGTGCTAGGCGGGTTGCTGATCGCCGCGACAACGGTGCTGTCGGCCACGATTCCTGCCGCCGTCTTCCACGGACAGGCGATCGAGGCACTCAACCGAACCTTCGGCGTGCCCTCCGCCGCGGAGATCGCGCGCGAACTGGCACTCCATCGCGGCGGCTATGCCGCGCTGTTCCGCGCCCGCTTCGCCGAATATGCCACCATGCCGCTGACCATGCTGTGGCTCTACGGCCCCGAGACGCTCGCCTACATGCTGTTCGGCATGGCGGCGCTGCGCAGCGGCATGCTGCGGGGCGAATGGCCGCGCGAGCGCTACCGCCGCTGGCTCCGCGCCTGTTGGGGTATCGCGCTGCCCGTAGAGGCCGCGATCGCGATGTGGCTCATATTCACCCGGTTCGAGCTGTTCCCGGTCGCGCTGGGCGCCTGGACGCTCACGGTGCCCGTCCGTCCGCTGATGATCGCCGGATGGATCTGCGTGATCCTGCTGCTCGCCCGGCCCGGCGGCGCGCTGACCGATCGGCTCTCCGCGGCGGGACGGATGGCGTTCACCAACTATCTGCTGACCAGCCTGGTCTGTACGACGCTATTCTACGGCTATGGCCTGGGCTGGTACGGGCACCTTTCCCGCTGGCAGCTCTACCTCGTCGTCGCCGCGCTCTGGACAGCGATGCTGCTCTGGTCGAAGCCGTGGCTCGCGCGCTTCCGATTCGGCCCGTTCGAATGGCTCTGGCGCAGCCTGGCGCGCGGACGGCTCCAGCCACTGCGCGGCCCCGCCTCCGTATAA
- the purL gene encoding phosphoribosylformylglycinamidine synthase subunit PurL, producing MTQITPEIVAEHGLSPEEYERVLHAMGREPNLTELGIFSVMWSEHCSYKSSRVHLKKLPTTGPQVICGPGENAGVVDIGDGQAAIFKMESHNHPSYIEPYQGAATGVGGILRDVFTMGARPVANLNALRFGRPDHPKMRHLIAGVVHGIGGYGNCVGVPTVGGEVNFHPAYDGNILVNAMTVGVAQTDKIFYSAASGVGNPIVYVGSKTGRDGIHGATMASADFGEDSEEKRPTVQVGDPFTEKLLIEACLELMASDAIVAIQDMGAAGLTSSSVEMASKGGVGIELVMDDVPQREAGMTPYEMMLSESQERMLMVLKPGREDFAKAIFQKWELDFAVIGHVTDTGRMVLKWKGETVADIPLAPLADEAPLYDRPHVPTPKRAPLTDVPESQDPAADLVKLMGSPDIASRRWIWEQYDTQVGADTVQRPGGDAAVVRVHGTAKGLAITTDCTPRYCFADPVEGGRQAVAEAWRNLTAVGANPLAVTNCLNFANPQRPEIMGQIVGCLEGMSEACVALDFPIVSGNVSLYNESKATGGGSAILPTPAIGGLGLLADWSKSCTIAFKGVGDTVLAIGERGGDLGQSIWLRELHGREDGPPPPVDLAAERRTGDFIRAQIAAGAITACHDVSDGGMAVALAEMALASDIGVLVNEPQPFGIAGSLFGEDQGLYLVTVCDSCLADFMVAAHKADVPADPLGRTIKDRIIFELDEGDWTVSLADLRTAHEGFFPTLMGADAALA from the coding sequence ATGACTCAGATCACGCCCGAGATCGTCGCCGAGCACGGCCTGTCCCCCGAGGAATATGAGCGCGTCCTCCACGCGATGGGGCGCGAGCCCAACCTCACCGAGCTTGGGATCTTTTCGGTGATGTGGTCCGAGCATTGCAGCTACAAATCCAGCCGCGTCCATTTGAAGAAGCTCCCCACCACCGGCCCCCAGGTGATCTGCGGTCCGGGCGAGAACGCCGGGGTCGTCGATATCGGCGACGGCCAGGCGGCTATCTTCAAGATGGAGAGCCATAACCATCCGTCGTACATCGAGCCGTATCAGGGTGCCGCGACCGGCGTCGGCGGGATCCTGCGCGACGTGTTCACGATGGGCGCGCGCCCGGTCGCCAACCTCAACGCGCTGCGCTTCGGCCGCCCCGACCATCCCAAGATGCGCCACCTCATCGCCGGCGTGGTCCACGGCATCGGCGGCTACGGCAATTGCGTCGGCGTCCCCACGGTCGGCGGCGAAGTCAATTTCCACCCGGCCTATGACGGCAACATCCTCGTCAACGCGATGACCGTCGGCGTCGCGCAGACCGACAAGATCTTCTATTCGGCCGCGTCGGGCGTCGGCAATCCGATCGTCTATGTCGGCTCGAAGACCGGCCGTGACGGCATCCACGGTGCGACGATGGCCTCGGCCGATTTCGGCGAGGATTCGGAAGAGAAGCGCCCTACCGTCCAGGTAGGCGACCCCTTCACCGAGAAGCTGCTGATCGAAGCGTGCCTCGAACTGATGGCCAGCGACGCGATCGTCGCGATCCAGGACATGGGCGCCGCGGGCCTCACTTCCTCCTCGGTCGAGATGGCGTCGAAGGGCGGCGTCGGCATCGAGCTGGTCATGGACGATGTCCCCCAGCGCGAAGCCGGGATGACGCCGTACGAGATGATGCTGAGCGAGAGCCAGGAGCGCATGCTCATGGTCTTGAAGCCCGGCCGCGAGGATTTCGCCAAGGCGATCTTCCAGAAGTGGGAACTCGATTTCGCCGTGATCGGCCATGTCACCGATACCGGCCGAATGGTGCTCAAGTGGAAGGGCGAAACCGTCGCCGACATTCCGCTCGCCCCGCTCGCCGACGAAGCGCCGCTCTACGATCGTCCGCATGTGCCGACGCCCAAGCGCGCGCCGCTCACCGACGTGCCCGAGAGCCAGGATCCCGCCGCCGACCTCGTCAAGCTGATGGGCTCGCCCGACATCGCCAGCCGCCGCTGGATCTGGGAGCAATACGACACCCAAGTCGGCGCCGACACCGTCCAGCGACCGGGCGGCGACGCCGCGGTGGTCCGCGTCCACGGCACCGCCAAGGGCCTCGCGATCACCACCGATTGCACCCCGCGCTATTGCTTCGCCGATCCGGTCGAAGGCGGCCGCCAGGCCGTCGCTGAGGCATGGCGCAACCTCACCGCGGTCGGCGCCAATCCGCTCGCAGTGACCAACTGCCTCAACTTCGCGAACCCGCAGCGCCCGGAGATCATGGGCCAGATCGTCGGCTGCCTCGAAGGCATGTCGGAAGCGTGCGTCGCGCTCGACTTCCCGATCGTCTCGGGCAACGTCTCGCTCTACAACGAGTCCAAGGCGACCGGCGGCGGCTCGGCGATCCTTCCCACCCCCGCGATCGGCGGGCTCGGCCTGCTCGCCGACTGGTCGAAGAGTTGCACGATCGCGTTCAAGGGCGTCGGCGACACCGTGCTCGCGATCGGCGAGCGCGGCGGCGATCTCGGCCAGTCGATCTGGCTGCGCGAGCTCCACGGCCGCGAGGACGGCCCGCCCCCGCCCGTCGACCTCGCCGCCGAGCGCCGCACCGGCGACTTCATCCGCGCCCAGATCGCCGCGGGCGCGATCACCGCATGCCACGATGTCTCCGACGGCGGCATGGCAGTGGCGCTCGCCGAGATGGCGTTGGCGTCGGACATCGGCGTGCTGGTCAACGAGCCCCAGCCCTTCGGCATCGCCGGCTCGCTGTTCGGCGAGGACCAGGGGCTCTACCTCGTCACCGTCTGCGATTCGTGCCTCGCCGACTTCATGGTCGCCGCGCACAAGGCCGACGTCCCCGCCGACCCGCTCGGCCGCACGATCAAGGACCGCATCATCTTCGAGCTCGACGAAGGCGACTGGACGGTGTCGCTCGCCGACCTGCGCACCGCGCACGAAGGCTTCTTCCCCACGCTGATGGGCGCGGACGCCGCGCTGGCGTAG
- a CDS encoding nitroreductase family protein: MPHRDALPWRPYPPLTDGERVVRARAFSDAMSSRRSCRMFSEARVPRDVIEAALAAAGSAPSGANRQPWHFAVVSSDEAKCAIRVAAEEEERAFYNGRAGSEWLDALWPLGTGADKPYLEVAPWLIVVFAQRRGGPDPDNLKQNYYVTESVGIACGLLLATLHQAGVATLVHTPSPMRFLNRVCRRPEHEKPLMVIVAGHPSADATIPATALDKKTLEQTASWL; this comes from the coding sequence ATGCCGCATCGCGATGCGCTTCCCTGGCGGCCCTATCCGCCCCTGACCGATGGCGAGCGCGTCGTGCGCGCGCGCGCGTTCAGCGATGCCATGTCCTCGCGTCGCAGCTGCCGAATGTTCAGCGAGGCCCGGGTGCCGCGAGACGTGATCGAGGCGGCGCTCGCCGCGGCCGGATCGGCCCCCAGCGGCGCCAATCGCCAGCCGTGGCACTTCGCGGTGGTTTCGTCGGACGAAGCCAAGTGCGCGATCCGCGTCGCCGCCGAGGAAGAGGAGCGCGCTTTCTACAACGGTCGCGCCGGGAGCGAATGGCTCGACGCGCTCTGGCCGCTCGGCACCGGCGCCGACAAGCCCTATCTCGAGGTCGCGCCCTGGCTGATCGTGGTATTCGCCCAGCGCCGCGGCGGTCCCGACCCTGATAACCTCAAGCAGAATTATTACGTCACCGAGAGCGTCGGCATCGCCTGCGGACTGCTGCTCGCGACGCTGCACCAGGCGGGCGTCGCGACTCTGGTCCACACCCCCAGTCCGATGCGTTTCCTCAACCGGGTGTGCCGTCGCCCCGAGCATGAGAAGCCGCTGATGGTGATCGTCGCCGGGCATCCGAGCGCCGATGCAACGATCCCGGCCACTGCGCTCGACAAGAAGACGCTGGAGCAGACCGCTAGCTGGCTGTAG
- the arsC gene encoding arsenate reductase (glutaredoxin) (This arsenate reductase requires both glutathione and glutaredoxin to convert arsenate to arsenite, after which the efflux transporter formed by ArsA and ArsB can extrude the arsenite from the cell, providing resistance.), translating to MKAVIYHNPRCSKSREALAILQDAGAEVEIVEYLKTPPSRAKLAELYARAGMAPRQGLRMAEAAAKPLKSADDDTILDAMVADPLLIERPLVETEKGVRLGRPPEKVREIL from the coding sequence GTGAAGGCCGTCATCTACCACAATCCCCGCTGCTCGAAGTCGCGCGAGGCGCTCGCGATCCTCCAGGATGCCGGCGCCGAGGTCGAGATCGTCGAATATCTCAAGACCCCGCCCTCGCGCGCGAAGCTCGCCGAGCTCTACGCGCGCGCCGGCATGGCGCCCCGCCAGGGGCTCCGGATGGCCGAAGCCGCCGCCAAGCCGCTCAAGTCCGCCGACGACGATACGATCCTCGACGCGATGGTCGCCGATCCGCTGCTGATCGAGCGCCCGCTGGTCGAGACCGAAAAGGGCGTCCGCCTCGGCCGCCCGCCCGAAAAGGTCCGCGAGATCTTGTGA
- a CDS encoding Hpt domain-containing protein, with protein sequence MTIANDPLVNWDSFQQARSELGANFVRILGYFREDGIKSVDRIEDAMRSQNATAMVIPAHTLKGEARQFGADPLSDVAETIEMIARGCIERRETPTEALEHVVKLRPLFETTLDMLEREANPLVARKPVAAFGRRPVL encoded by the coding sequence GTGACGATTGCCAATGATCCGCTGGTCAACTGGGACAGCTTCCAGCAGGCGCGCTCGGAGCTGGGTGCCAATTTCGTCCGCATTCTGGGCTATTTCCGCGAGGACGGGATCAAGTCGGTCGATCGCATTGAGGATGCGATGCGCAGCCAGAATGCGACCGCGATGGTGATCCCCGCACACACGCTCAAGGGCGAGGCGCGCCAGTTCGGCGCCGATCCGCTGTCCGACGTGGCCGAGACGATCGAGATGATCGCGCGCGGCTGCATCGAGCGCCGCGAGACGCCGACCGAGGCGCTCGAGCATGTCGTAAAGCTGCGCCCGCTGTTCGAGACCACGCTCGACATGCTGGAGCGCGAAGCCAACCCGCTGGTGGCGCGCAAGCCCGTCGCTGCGTTCGGGCGGCGGCCGGTCCTTTAA